The genomic stretch TTAAACTAGCTagtatttaaatggtttaaaaatcgctaaatataaattgtttaaattagctaaacataaattatttaaagtagctatatataattttttttagaattcctAACGATAGCCGAGTAGAGGCTGTATACTGTATAGACACATAGATATGTTGACTACTTGCACGTATAGTGAAGTTTTTACTCTATTATCTGGTATGGTACGGGTTAACACATAGACGCTGATAGAATTTTTAAGATGTATTGATCTTTGCCATTCATTGTTAGTTTACTGTAAATCAGACTTCAATAACAAATCTAACTTTTATTTGGATAAATTGTTTGTTACTGATGAAAATTAATCAACATTTCTTTTGCCCAATATATTatcaagaattcaaaaaaataaaacattaaagtccaaaaaaaagctaaatttatttcacttatttttCATGTCATGTAATTTTACCTAAGCAAATTCAACTACATATTTTTtcgtattttgtaaaataaatgaaaataagaaattgaGAGTATGCTATGGCATGTTAAGttggtaaaaatatttgcaaacaattacaaaattaagattgttttaaatataatttaatttatttcgtttaATAATAAACTAGGCCTTACCCtaggctttgcacgcaatttcctgctACATAAAATGGAATTCAAATGTATATAACTATTATATGGCACCATAATTAATATGGACTGTTATCTAAGAACATATATCATAACGACTAAATGTTTTACATCCTCCTAATCTAGTTTGAAAGTATTGTTAGTGACAATGCATTCAGAGAGTGAagcaaatattctaaaatttaactaaatctatatatataaaaatgaaactgttcgtgtgtaacagcatcactcacaaacggctggacggattcgcctaattttttttttaatttgtttgtcttgatctgtagaaggttataggatactttttatccatttcccgattcaggattccgccccactggttacagaaatacccgtaagaaatgcattgcagcaaacatatgttattaagtgaaagagtcttttcaaatttttaatcagctgttctttgtaaacatatataatgcaacaaaaaatatatttatatataatttaattactacacttatagttttaaagcatagagtaagcttaagagaaacgacaaattttgtttaaactgtttctgcaatcactgttaaacatagactttactatccagataatacaattcaaatttgacgtaaaaattcatctttaactgcaatatttatttaatataaaccatgctcatgcttgatcagaagagcaatgcagatatcataattactatcttacgttggctacaaatataaagaatgttataaaatcaaccttagttgttttttttttgacagaagtatcaggaatgtggtacataccttcataatgcgcccaagaagctcacgaaggaacgactatcaattatctcagcaatgtttagaatgtgatagaaaatgaataagtgaatatagtgtactgttttcaacgggaaattgcgtgcgaagccgcgggaaacttattgaaatgcgcagcgaagcgcgccgggtccgctagtaataaataaaaaaatattaactccatgtattacatgaataaaataaaataaataaataaataaggtctttatttagcaagcgtccatcagtacaaaaactgtttttcacgaaaactcttgtcagacatatagaatacatggagaacaataacgtaaaccataaaataaacgtaaaacactaaactataaaaactaaactaacctgaTGCATATGCATGGGTCAGGCAAACACCATCTTCACACTCCCCTTAAATTTCTTAcagctataactttttaaagagggtggcaaagcattgtatttctttggtccaaagtaactaaaaccctttttccccgtttccagctttgtctttggtaggtgcaataggctgttctgacgggtactacgcacattaatttcttgcctgaataccagcttattcctgaggtattcaggttttcccgtctgaagaattttgtggaccagaTTGACAGTTTGCAAGTCGGAGACATCCATGATAGACAACACCTTAGCATTTAATCTGTACTCGCTGATGTGGTcgaattttttcagattgtaaacgaatctcagtgctctgttctgcagacgagtaagtatcatcaagttttcctgagtcagacaacaagcaaaagctggaagagcataatgtatagcaggaaatattgttgaccgaacaatttccagcttggaagattctggcaaaattgtgcttaatctgtaaagggcctttaatctcattgtcactgttttacatatagcttTGACATGATTGGAAAAATCGAGTTGGGGGTCAATAGTAACACCAAGAATCTTTAGACTATTACTTGCCATCAAAAGCTTACCGTCCACAAATATACACCGTTCAGCGCAGCTATTCACAGACCGACTACTCGAAGATAACCGGTCTACAAGcatcacagaacatttattagaattcaatagcAAACCATGATCGTCTGACCATTTCTTTACACTCACTAAATCAGTATTGACATGACGGACAGCCTCAGCCGTTTCAGAgagtttaaaagaaatcaatagctGTGAATCATCCGCGTAGGAATGCAAAGAACAGTGACTTAAGTGTTCTTTCAAATCTGCTGTGTATATAAGAAAGAGAATCGGTCCTAAGCAACTGCCTTGAGGAACACCGACGAACCTAGGAAGTGCTGTCGATAACTTCCCGTTTACCTTTGTACGTTGCGTACGCCCagacaaataagatgaaaaccatctaactgagatatcatcaaactggtaaaatcttagctttgctagcaacaaatcaaaattcaccgAGTCAAAGGCTTGGGAGAAGTCAAGGGAAGTAATCACACTCTCTAGGCCCTTATCTttagctgaaataatttcatcaatgacattGAGAAGTGCTGAACAAGTGCTAAAACCCTGCCTAAATCCTGAATGTGTTTCAGGAAGTAATCCTTCAGATTCTAAATATAAGACTAGTTGTTCTGCCACAACTTATTCCAGTAttttggagatgacaggaaggattGAGATAGGTCGAAAGTCTGAAACTAAGGTAGGATTGAGATTCTTTGGCAGAGGAAccaccacgctctgcttccaacTAGAAGGGAAGTTGCCAGTTTTCAATGATACATTGACCAGGTGAGAAACTGCTCCAATGCAAAAGGGACTCAGGCCTGTaaccatttttatggatattccatCCACACCAAATGCAGTACTTGTGATACTGTTCATCAACTCCTTTACCTTACTTTCGGATACAGGAGAAAAAGTGAAAGTAGAATCTATCCCTGCACATTTGTTACTGTTAaagaatttcagtttttctgtgCTCACTGTCCCGTTACAACCCATAGTTGAGaagtaatgatttaaatcttCTAGTTCAACAGAATAGTCCTTTTCTTCAACTGACCTCATCAAACCACCATCTCTTAAAGTAGCCCAGAAAGTTTTAgagttttttgtattcaaagtatCAGTAAAATACTTCCTTTTCACTGATCGTATGGCCACATTGAGTGCGTTACGAGCCCTGCGGTATGCATTCCTAGAAACCTGTGTTTTCAGAGACAAATaagtatgtttacaattattcttcttttttgtaaGGTATGCTATGTTTGAATCTCTCCAAGGAGCTTTCTttcttgttattctttttctCGCCAAGGGTGCACATTCATCAAACACTTGGactattttttttgttaacacaTTAGCGATATCATCCACGTTTCGATGAGTCATTATGTTATCCCAGTGTATATTGGAAGCAACATCAATAAACGTATCACcgtcaaaatctctaaaattcctatatgtaataaacttttctttggattTGGATTTTTTGCAAGGCACGTCACAGTAAGTCAACCTGTGGTCGGTGATCCGTCTACCATTGTGATTAAAAATGTTGGAGGTATCAACCATTCCTACGTCAAGGTAATGGGTCTTGTCTACAATTATCAAATCAATAAGAGAAAATGAACTTTCTGTGACACGTGTGGGCTCCTTAATAATCTGAGAAAGGCCCATTGATTGAAAAATTCTTTCGAGATATTTTACATCTGCCCTCTTTTGGTTCAGAAGATTCACATTCAAATCACCCAGCAAAATCACTGAATCAACACCTGGTGACTCGTCGATGTACAGAGCGTGGATTAAGGAGCTCAAGGTCGAATAAGGAACGTCTGGGGGCCTGTATGCAATGCAGATAAGTAGCTTCAAACCTTTAAGATTAACCACACCGCTGATGTATTCAATACGGTTGTCAACATTTTGAAGATAAAGACGAACaaacttaatttcttgttttacatagAGAACTATACCTCCACCACCATCTCCCAAACCAGTGGGTCTATCAAAACGATGGAGTGAATAGCAAGGGACATCAAAAACATGAGAGGGGGTCTCCGAAGATAACCATGACTCTGTAATTCCCAACAGGTCAAACTGGAAGTCCTCAATCACCGAACACAGCTCTTCAAAGCCTGTATTCAGTGATCTAATATTAACTTGAGCTACTCTACAACTGTTGGTAAAGTCTCGGTGCCGTTTCCCGACAGGTTACTAATTAAAGAAGGGGAAACTGAATCATCAGTATGGGATATCTGAGGGCTGGGACACACACCTTTTGGCTCAGCAGACACAgcctcataaattattttcaatgagtGAAAAATAAGATTACCAAAACAGTCATTTCCCTTCCGATTCAAGTGTGTTCCATCACGCGCTAGATGATGATATTTAACCACAGCGCTAGTGTCAAGGAACTCTACGTTGAAATTATTGCACATCAGCATTAGCtgctcattaaaataaaaaagggcttTCTGATTGATATCCTTTCTTGTCAgaacactatttacaattatgataGAGTTTGGGAATTCTTGTTTTGCTGTACTCAACAGGTCAGCCATAGAGTGAAGCACCGTGCGCTTACCCCAACCACCATTATACCCATGCCCCCCATTATAACCATGAACAAGGTTGTTTGTACCAACaagtagatatattattttaggttgtgcagatttatattttccaagctTATCTTTAATATGAGAAATTTTAGCTCCCGGATTAATATCCACGATAGCCCCACCATCTGCACACCTCTTCCCTGAGTAACGCAGAAGTGAGTCCCCAATCAACAAAACATTAGACATAGGAGTTTCCTGAATCTTCTCATTTGCTTGTATTGTATACTTTGGACCGCTTATGTCACTAGAAACCTTTACTCTTACATCTGAGTGCAGGACATTGCGATGCGTAAAGGTTTCTTTACCCACTTTAGAACTACTTTGATTTGGTAGATTTACAGAAACCCTAGGTTTGTTTGTTTGTCGTATGAACGACTTTTGTTGCCATTTACCAGATGAATTGCAAATTGTTGTATCATTAATACAGGTACTCTCCAACTCAAGGGCTTGAAAACggtttgtacattttacaatgtGGTTACTTGGGAGGgaattaacatttgtatttttggtACGTATACCCTTAGGTTTTACTTTTACCCATTTCCCTGATTTTGTAGTTGGTGGAGCACCATCACAATTGA from Homalodisca vitripennis isolate AUS2020 chromosome 2, UT_GWSS_2.1, whole genome shotgun sequence encodes the following:
- the LOC124355866 gene encoding uncharacterized protein LOC124355866, whose amino-acid sequence is MDFQRAVPPAAGRRAILRVSGPVPRHVLRVEFDYVKKKIDLLRGNFRREHKKVIESKRSGAGTDAVHVPKLWYYKLLLFLSDQEEVRLSITSLDSPTEDSQQTGPGHADDDVLNLQLNIFSLLQRLDNALASEKNSGAVIKDLQCNILTLESRLEREKQQRQSDLNASFNKLDIIRFEELCSVIEDFQFDLLGITESWLSSETPSHVFDVPCYSLHRFDRPTGLGDGGGGIVLYVKQEIKFVRLYLQNVDNRIEYISGVVNLKGLKLLICIAYRPPDVPYSTLSSLIHALYIDESPGVDSVILLGDLNVNLLNQKRADVKYLERIFQSMGLSQIIKEPTRVTESSFSLIDLIIVDKTHYLDVGMVDTSNIFNHNGRRITDHRLTYCDVPCKKSKSKEKFITYRNFRDFDGDTFIDVASNIHWDNIMTHRNVDDIANVLTKKIVQVFDECAPLARKRITRKKAPWRDSNIAYLTKKKNNCKHTYLSLKTQVSRNAYRRARNALNVAIRSVKRKYFTDTLNTKNSKTFWATLRDGGLMRSVEEKDYSVELEDLNHYFSTMGCNGTVSTEKLKFFNSNKCAGIDSTFTFSPVSESKVKELMNSITSTAFGVDGISIKMVTGLSPFCIGAVSHLVNVSLKTGNFPSSWKQSVVVPLPKNLNPTLVSDFRPISILPVISKILE